A single Oncorhynchus kisutch isolate 150728-3 linkage group LG19, Okis_V2, whole genome shotgun sequence DNA region contains:
- the LOC109864953 gene encoding zinc finger protein ubi-d4-like isoform X2, translating into MAAAVDSVVKVLGEQYYKDAMEQCHSYNARLCAERSILMPFIDSQTGVAQSNCYIWMEKRHRSAGMAPGQLYSYPSRRWRKRRRSHPPEDPRLAFPPIKSAELELGLKRDVVGTVDGSSLEALLKGEPLERRGPPDPRAPEDNPATPEPVAAAVSSHTSSGRIRKRVLDHDDYLDDLDDEDFEDETPKRRGKGKSKGRGVGNGKKKMEAAAAALEEQDKPYACDICGKRYKNRPGLSYHYTHSHLAEEEGEDREEIESPPPRRQPEEHKTPKKGPNGLALPNDYCDFCLGDSAHNQKTGQSEELVSCSDCGRSGHPSCLQFTDVMMAAVKTYRWQCIECKCCNVCGTSENDDQLLFCDDCDRGYHMYCLKPPMTEPPEGSWSCHLCLALLKDKASIYKQQSPTTEDE; encoded by the exons ATGGCGGCGGCCGTAGATAGTGTTGTGAAAGT GCTCGGGGAGCAGTACTACAAGGATGCTATGGAACAGTGCCACAGCTACAATGCTCGTCTGTGTGCGGAAAGGAGCATCCTTATGCCTTTCATCGACTCTCAGACGGGTGTTGCTCAAAGCAACTGCTACATCTGGATGGAGAAGAGACACCGGAGTGCAG GCATGGCTCCTGGTCAGCTGTATAGCTATCCGTCTCGACGCTGGAGGAAGAGACGGCGGTCCCACCCTCCTGAGGACCCCCGTTTGGCCTTCCCACCTATCAAATCAG CGGAGCTGGAGCTAGGTCTGAAACGGGATGTTGTGGGAACGGTGGACGGCAGCAGCCTGGAGGCCCTGCTGAAGGGGGAGCCCCTGGAGAGGAGGGGCCCGCCAGACCCCCGTGCCCCGGAGGACAACCCAGCCACACCTGAACCCGTGGCCGCCGCAGTCTCCAGCCACACCTCCTCTGGACGCATCCGCAAG AGGGTGCTGGACCACGATGACTACCTGGATGATCTGGATGATGAGGACTTTGAGGATGAGACCCCCAAGAGACGAGGGAAGGGCAAGTCCAAGGGTCGTGGAGTGGGAAATGGAAAGAAGAAAATGGAGGCAGCTGCTGCAGCCTTGGAGGAGCAGGACAAACCATACGCCTGTGACA tctGTGGGAAGCGCTATAAGAACCGTCCGGGCCTGAGCTACCACTACACACACTCCCATCTGgcggaggaagagggggaggacagagaggagatagagTCCCCTCCCCCCCGGCGCCAGCCTGAGGAACACAAGA CTCCTAAGAAAGGCCCTAACGGTCTGGCCCTGCCCAACGATTACTGCGACTTCTGTCTGGGAGACTCCGCCCACAACCAGAAGACCGGCCAGTCAGAGGAGCTGGTGTCCTGCTCAGACTGCGGACGCTCGG GTCACCCGTCCTGCCTGCAGTTTACAGATGTGATGATGGCAGCTGTGAAGACGTACCGCTGGCAGTGTATCGAGTGCAAGTGTTGCAACGTCTGTGGTACATCAGAGAACGAT GACCAGTTGCTGTTCTGTGATGACTGTGATCGAGGATACCACATGTACTGCCTCAAGCCTCCTATGACTGAGCCCCCAGAAG GGAGTTGGAGTTGTCACCTTTGCCTGGCGCTGCTGAAGGACAAGGCATCCATATACAAGCAGCAGAGCCCCACCACAGAGGATGAATAG
- the LOC109864953 gene encoding zinc finger protein ubi-d4-like isoform X1, with product MAAAVDSVVKVLGEQYYKDAMEQCHSYNARLCAERSILMPFIDSQTGVAQSNCYIWMEKRHRSAGMAPGQLYSYPSRRWRKRRRSHPPEDPRLAFPPIKSAELELGLKRDVVGTVDGSSLEALLKGEPLERRGPPDPRAPEDNPATPEPVAAAVSSHTSSGRIRKRVLDHDDYLDDLDDEDFEDETPKRRGKGKSKGRGVGNGKKKMEAAAAALEEQDKPYACDSEYTFISCKFCCVMTYSIMLCVFAVCGKRYKNRPGLSYHYTHSHLAEEEGEDREEIESPPPRRQPEEHKTPKKGPNGLALPNDYCDFCLGDSAHNQKTGQSEELVSCSDCGRSGHPSCLQFTDVMMAAVKTYRWQCIECKCCNVCGTSENDDQLLFCDDCDRGYHMYCLKPPMTEPPEGSWSCHLCLALLKDKASIYKQQSPTTEDE from the exons ATGGCGGCGGCCGTAGATAGTGTTGTGAAAGT GCTCGGGGAGCAGTACTACAAGGATGCTATGGAACAGTGCCACAGCTACAATGCTCGTCTGTGTGCGGAAAGGAGCATCCTTATGCCTTTCATCGACTCTCAGACGGGTGTTGCTCAAAGCAACTGCTACATCTGGATGGAGAAGAGACACCGGAGTGCAG GCATGGCTCCTGGTCAGCTGTATAGCTATCCGTCTCGACGCTGGAGGAAGAGACGGCGGTCCCACCCTCCTGAGGACCCCCGTTTGGCCTTCCCACCTATCAAATCAG CGGAGCTGGAGCTAGGTCTGAAACGGGATGTTGTGGGAACGGTGGACGGCAGCAGCCTGGAGGCCCTGCTGAAGGGGGAGCCCCTGGAGAGGAGGGGCCCGCCAGACCCCCGTGCCCCGGAGGACAACCCAGCCACACCTGAACCCGTGGCCGCCGCAGTCTCCAGCCACACCTCCTCTGGACGCATCCGCAAG AGGGTGCTGGACCACGATGACTACCTGGATGATCTGGATGATGAGGACTTTGAGGATGAGACCCCCAAGAGACGAGGGAAGGGCAAGTCCAAGGGTCGTGGAGTGGGAAATGGAAAGAAGAAAATGGAGGCAGCTGCTGCAGCCTTGGAGGAGCAGGACAAACCATACGCCTGTGACAGTGAGTATACATTTATTTCATGTAAATTCTGTTGTGTGATGACTTACTCCAtaatgctgtgtgtgtttgcagtctGTGGGAAGCGCTATAAGAACCGTCCGGGCCTGAGCTACCACTACACACACTCCCATCTGgcggaggaagagggggaggacagagaggagatagagTCCCCTCCCCCCCGGCGCCAGCCTGAGGAACACAAGA CTCCTAAGAAAGGCCCTAACGGTCTGGCCCTGCCCAACGATTACTGCGACTTCTGTCTGGGAGACTCCGCCCACAACCAGAAGACCGGCCAGTCAGAGGAGCTGGTGTCCTGCTCAGACTGCGGACGCTCGG GTCACCCGTCCTGCCTGCAGTTTACAGATGTGATGATGGCAGCTGTGAAGACGTACCGCTGGCAGTGTATCGAGTGCAAGTGTTGCAACGTCTGTGGTACATCAGAGAACGAT GACCAGTTGCTGTTCTGTGATGACTGTGATCGAGGATACCACATGTACTGCCTCAAGCCTCCTATGACTGAGCCCCCAGAAG GGAGTTGGAGTTGTCACCTTTGCCTGGCGCTGCTGAAGGACAAGGCATCCATATACAAGCAGCAGAGCCCCACCACAGAGGATGAATAG
- the slc24a6a gene encoding sodium/potassium/calcium exchanger 3 isoform X1, with product MKAAVRPKRMRLFWRLGVCGVGMITATWLMQLLDVTDSPSPSDVVGDFPWSKRELMQEREEENHTSYTPTTPRAAIHEFPADIFSPEQRRKGAVLLHAVCAIYMFYALAIVCDVYFVPSLEKISENLQLSEDVAGATFMAAGSSAPELFTSLIGVFITKGDLGVGTIVGSAVFNILVIIGICGIFAGQPISLSWWPLLRDSLYYILSILMLIVVIYDDKVIWWETIILISMYLVYIIIMKFNRPLSGWVERHCGRGGQPCFSTLRRTTAVGHGGVDCDTDMVLLKRESCAGQETAVVMVDELMSLHPHQLSFSEASLHLLITPHFPPYTRLRMAGRMVINERQRLSRVRGQEENDGEEGGDGATWGIGNSGAGEERGDGGASWAIENGGAGDSERQPLEGDGDRDGGTEGNTEGLQPEEEELEEEEEVSFSPFIVPGGHCERVRWLVSWPLCLLLCCTVPNCVLPRWSRWYLLTFLASTLWIAVFSYLMVWMVTIISYTLGIPEVVMGITFLAAGTSVPDCMASLIVARQGMGDMAVSNSIGSNIFDVLLGLGFPWFLRTLVVDYGSVVYINSKGLVYSVVLLLGSVFLTVLSVHLNRWWLDRRLGLCLMMLYVIFLLCSVGFQRL from the exons ATGAAGGCGGCGGTGAGACCTAAGCGCATGCGGCTTTTCTGGCGACTCGGTGTCTGTGGAGTCGGGATGATCACCGCCACCTGGCTCATGCAGCTCCTAGACGTAACAG ACTCTCCAAGCCCCAGTGATGTTGTTGGTGACTTCCCGTGGTCTAAGAGAGAACTAatgcaggagagagaagaggagaaccaCACCTCCTACACTCCTACAACACCCAGAGCTG caATCCACGAGTTTCCAGCAGATATTTTCTCTCCAGAGCAGAGGAGAAAAGGAGCAGTTCTTCTCCATGCAGTCTGT GCGATCTACATGTTCTATGCCCTGGCTATAGTCTGTGATGTCTATTTTGTTCCATCACTGGAGAAGATATCAGAG AATCTTCAactcagtgaggatgttgccgGGGCAACATTCATGGCGGCTGGGAGCTCCGCCCCTGAGCTCTTCACCTCCTTAATTG GTGTCTTCATCACGAAAGGTGACCTGGGGGTAGGCACCATTGTGGGATCGGCTGTCTTCAACATCCTCGTCATCATCGGCATTTGTGGGATATTTGCCGGACAG CCTATCTCGCTGAGCTGGTGGCCGCTGCTTCGGGATTCTCTCTACTACATCCTGTCTATATTGATGCTGATTGTGGTGATCTATGATGACAAAGTGATTTG GTGGGAGACCATCATACTGATCTCCATGTATCTAGTCTACATTATCATCATGAA GTTCAACAGACCCCTGTCAGGCTGGGTGGAGAGGCACTGTGGTCGAGGGGGCCAGCCCTGCTTCAGTACCTTGAGACGGACCACCGCAGTGGGGCATGGGGGAGTCGACTGTGACACAGACATGGTGCTGCTGAAGAGAG aatcGTGTGCAGGGCAGGAGACTGCAGTAGTGATGGTGGATGAGTTGATGAGTCTGCACCCTCACCAGCTGAGCTTCTCTGAGGCAAGCCTCCATCTCCTGATCACCCCACATTTCCCCCCCTACACACGCCTCCGCATGGCAGGACGCATGGTCATCAATGAG AGACAGAGGTTGAGCCGGGTTCGGGGCCAGGAGGAGAAcgatggggaggaggggggagatggggCCACATGGGGAATAGGGAACAGtggggcaggggaggagaggggagatgggggggcATCATGGGCAATAGAGAACGGTGGAGCGGGGGACAGTGAAAGGCAGCCACTGGAGGGGGACGGAGACAGGGATGGGGGGACGGAGGGGAACACAGAGGGGTTACAGCCCGAAGAGGAGGagctagaggaagaagaggaggtctcCTTCAGTCCCTTCATAGTGCCAG GAGGGCACTGTGAGCGTGTGCGCTGGCTGGTGTCATGGCCTCTGTGCCTGCTGCTCTGCTGCACTGTACCCAACTGTGTCCTGCCTCGCTGGAGCCGCTGGTACCTCCTGACCTTCCTGGCCTCCACACTCTGGATCGCAGTCTTCTCCTACCTCATGGTCTGGATG GTGACCATTATCAGTTACACGCTGGGCATCCCTGAGGTGGTGATGGGCATCACCTTCCTGGCAGCTGGCACCAGCGTACCGGACTGTATGGCCAGCCTGATCGTCGCACGACAAG gtATGGGGGATATGGCTGTCTCTAACTCCATTGGCAGTAATATCTTCGATGTGCTTCTGGGACTTGGGTTCCCTTGGTTCCTGCGCACTCTGGTGGTCGACTACGGATCAGTG GTGTATATCAACAGTAAAGGCCTGGTCTATTCAGTTGTTCTGCTGTTGGGTTCAGTGTTTCTCACT GTCCTGAGTGTTCATCTGAACCGTTGGTGGTTGGACCGCAGACTGGGTCTCTGTCTCATGATGCTCTATGTCATCTTCCTACTCTGCTCGGTCGGCTTCCAGCGACTGTAG
- the LOC109864953 gene encoding zinc finger protein ubi-d4 B-like isoform X3, which yields MLWNSATATMLVCVRKGASLCLSSTLRRVLLKATATSGWRRDTGVQVCSKDVCTHSLPQKHTLMINIYSSMFCSGMAPGQLYSYPSRRWRKRRRSHPPEDPRLAFPPIKSAELELGLKRDVVGTVDGSSLEALLKGEPLERRGPPDPRAPEDNPATPEPVAAAVSSHTSSGRIRKRVLDHDDYLDDLDDEDFEDETPKRRGKGKSKGRGVGNGKKKMEAAAAALEEQDKPYACDICGKRYKNRPGLSYHYTHSHLAEEEGEDREEIESPPPRRQPEEHKTPKKGPNGLALPNDYCDFCLGDSAHNQKTGQSEELVSCSDCGRSGHPSCLQFTDVMMAAVKTYRWQCIECKCCNVCGTSENDDQLLFCDDCDRGYHMYCLKPPMTEPPEGSWSCHLCLALLKDKASIYKQQSPTTEDE from the exons ATGCTATGGAACAGTGCCACAGCTACAATGCTCGTCTGTGTGCGGAAAGGAGCATCCTTATGCCTTTCATCGACTCTCAGACGGGTGTTGCTCAAAGCAACTGCTACATCTGGATGGAGAAGAGACACCGGAGTGCAGGTCTGTAGCAAAGACGTGTGCACACATTCACTCCCTCAAAAGCACACTTTAATGATAAACATTTATTCATCTATGTTTTGTTCAGGCATGGCTCCTGGTCAGCTGTATAGCTATCCGTCTCGACGCTGGAGGAAGAGACGGCGGTCCCACCCTCCTGAGGACCCCCGTTTGGCCTTCCCACCTATCAAATCAG CGGAGCTGGAGCTAGGTCTGAAACGGGATGTTGTGGGAACGGTGGACGGCAGCAGCCTGGAGGCCCTGCTGAAGGGGGAGCCCCTGGAGAGGAGGGGCCCGCCAGACCCCCGTGCCCCGGAGGACAACCCAGCCACACCTGAACCCGTGGCCGCCGCAGTCTCCAGCCACACCTCCTCTGGACGCATCCGCAAG AGGGTGCTGGACCACGATGACTACCTGGATGATCTGGATGATGAGGACTTTGAGGATGAGACCCCCAAGAGACGAGGGAAGGGCAAGTCCAAGGGTCGTGGAGTGGGAAATGGAAAGAAGAAAATGGAGGCAGCTGCTGCAGCCTTGGAGGAGCAGGACAAACCATACGCCTGTGACA tctGTGGGAAGCGCTATAAGAACCGTCCGGGCCTGAGCTACCACTACACACACTCCCATCTGgcggaggaagagggggaggacagagaggagatagagTCCCCTCCCCCCCGGCGCCAGCCTGAGGAACACAAGA CTCCTAAGAAAGGCCCTAACGGTCTGGCCCTGCCCAACGATTACTGCGACTTCTGTCTGGGAGACTCCGCCCACAACCAGAAGACCGGCCAGTCAGAGGAGCTGGTGTCCTGCTCAGACTGCGGACGCTCGG GTCACCCGTCCTGCCTGCAGTTTACAGATGTGATGATGGCAGCTGTGAAGACGTACCGCTGGCAGTGTATCGAGTGCAAGTGTTGCAACGTCTGTGGTACATCAGAGAACGAT GACCAGTTGCTGTTCTGTGATGACTGTGATCGAGGATACCACATGTACTGCCTCAAGCCTCCTATGACTGAGCCCCCAGAAG GGAGTTGGAGTTGTCACCTTTGCCTGGCGCTGCTGAAGGACAAGGCATCCATATACAAGCAGCAGAGCCCCACCACAGAGGATGAATAG
- the slc24a6a gene encoding sodium/potassium/calcium exchanger 3 isoform X3, producing MPALPTAIHEFPADIFSPEQRRKGAVLLHAVCAIYMFYALAIVCDVYFVPSLEKISENLQLSEDVAGATFMAAGSSAPELFTSLIGVFITKGDLGVGTIVGSAVFNILVIIGICGIFAGQPISLSWWPLLRDSLYYILSILMLIVVIYDDKVIWWETIILISMYLVYIIIMKFNRPLSGWVERHCGRGGQPCFSTLRRTTAVGHGGVDCDTDMVLLKRESCAGQETAVVMVDELMSLHPHQLSFSEASLHLLITPHFPPYTRLRMAGRMVINERQRLSRVRGQEENDGEEGGDGATWGIGNSGAGEERGDGGASWAIENGGAGDSERQPLEGDGDRDGGTEGNTEGLQPEEEELEEEEEVSFSPFIVPGGHCERVRWLVSWPLCLLLCCTVPNCVLPRWSRWYLLTFLASTLWIAVFSYLMVWMVTIISYTLGIPEVVMGITFLAAGTSVPDCMASLIVARQGMGDMAVSNSIGSNIFDVLLGLGFPWFLRTLVVDYGSVVYINSKGLVYSVVLLLGSVFLTVLSVHLNRWWLDRRLGLCLMMLYVIFLLCSVGFQRL from the exons ATGCCAGCTCTGCCTACTG caATCCACGAGTTTCCAGCAGATATTTTCTCTCCAGAGCAGAGGAGAAAAGGAGCAGTTCTTCTCCATGCAGTCTGT GCGATCTACATGTTCTATGCCCTGGCTATAGTCTGTGATGTCTATTTTGTTCCATCACTGGAGAAGATATCAGAG AATCTTCAactcagtgaggatgttgccgGGGCAACATTCATGGCGGCTGGGAGCTCCGCCCCTGAGCTCTTCACCTCCTTAATTG GTGTCTTCATCACGAAAGGTGACCTGGGGGTAGGCACCATTGTGGGATCGGCTGTCTTCAACATCCTCGTCATCATCGGCATTTGTGGGATATTTGCCGGACAG CCTATCTCGCTGAGCTGGTGGCCGCTGCTTCGGGATTCTCTCTACTACATCCTGTCTATATTGATGCTGATTGTGGTGATCTATGATGACAAAGTGATTTG GTGGGAGACCATCATACTGATCTCCATGTATCTAGTCTACATTATCATCATGAA GTTCAACAGACCCCTGTCAGGCTGGGTGGAGAGGCACTGTGGTCGAGGGGGCCAGCCCTGCTTCAGTACCTTGAGACGGACCACCGCAGTGGGGCATGGGGGAGTCGACTGTGACACAGACATGGTGCTGCTGAAGAGAG aatcGTGTGCAGGGCAGGAGACTGCAGTAGTGATGGTGGATGAGTTGATGAGTCTGCACCCTCACCAGCTGAGCTTCTCTGAGGCAAGCCTCCATCTCCTGATCACCCCACATTTCCCCCCCTACACACGCCTCCGCATGGCAGGACGCATGGTCATCAATGAG AGACAGAGGTTGAGCCGGGTTCGGGGCCAGGAGGAGAAcgatggggaggaggggggagatggggCCACATGGGGAATAGGGAACAGtggggcaggggaggagaggggagatgggggggcATCATGGGCAATAGAGAACGGTGGAGCGGGGGACAGTGAAAGGCAGCCACTGGAGGGGGACGGAGACAGGGATGGGGGGACGGAGGGGAACACAGAGGGGTTACAGCCCGAAGAGGAGGagctagaggaagaagaggaggtctcCTTCAGTCCCTTCATAGTGCCAG GAGGGCACTGTGAGCGTGTGCGCTGGCTGGTGTCATGGCCTCTGTGCCTGCTGCTCTGCTGCACTGTACCCAACTGTGTCCTGCCTCGCTGGAGCCGCTGGTACCTCCTGACCTTCCTGGCCTCCACACTCTGGATCGCAGTCTTCTCCTACCTCATGGTCTGGATG GTGACCATTATCAGTTACACGCTGGGCATCCCTGAGGTGGTGATGGGCATCACCTTCCTGGCAGCTGGCACCAGCGTACCGGACTGTATGGCCAGCCTGATCGTCGCACGACAAG gtATGGGGGATATGGCTGTCTCTAACTCCATTGGCAGTAATATCTTCGATGTGCTTCTGGGACTTGGGTTCCCTTGGTTCCTGCGCACTCTGGTGGTCGACTACGGATCAGTG GTGTATATCAACAGTAAAGGCCTGGTCTATTCAGTTGTTCTGCTGTTGGGTTCAGTGTTTCTCACT GTCCTGAGTGTTCATCTGAACCGTTGGTGGTTGGACCGCAGACTGGGTCTCTGTCTCATGATGCTCTATGTCATCTTCCTACTCTGCTCGGTCGGCTTCCAGCGACTGTAG
- the slc24a6a gene encoding sodium/potassium/calcium exchanger 3 isoform X2 — translation MKAAVRPKRMRLFWRLGVCGVGMITATWLMQLLDVTDSPSPSDVVGDFPWSKRELMQEREEENHTSYTPTTPRAAIHEFPADIFSPEQRRKGAVLLHAVCAIYMFYALAIVCDVYFVPSLEKISENLQLSEDVAGATFMAAGSSAPELFTSLIGVFITKGDLGVGTIVGSAVFNILVIIGICGIFAGQPISLSWWPLLRDSLYYILSILMLIVVIYDDKVIWWETIILISMYLVYIIIMKFNRPLSGWVERHCGRGGQPCFSTLRRTTAVGHGGVDCDTDMVLLKRESCAGQETAVVMVDELMSLHPHQLSFSEASLHLLITPHFPPYTRLRMAGRMVINERQRLSRVRGQEENDGEEGGDGATWGIGNSGAGEERGDGGASWAIENGGAGDSERQPLEGDGDRDGGTEGNTEGLQPEEEELEEEEEVSFSPFIVPGGHCERVRWLVSWPLCLLLCCTVPNCVLPRWSRWYLLTFLASTLWIAVFSYLMVWMVTIISYTLGIPEVVMGITFLAAGTSVPDCMASLIVARQGMGDMAVSNSRPCFDWCVCIVGMGDMAVSNSRPCFDWCVCIVGMGDMAVSNSRPCFDWCVCVL, via the exons ATGAAGGCGGCGGTGAGACCTAAGCGCATGCGGCTTTTCTGGCGACTCGGTGTCTGTGGAGTCGGGATGATCACCGCCACCTGGCTCATGCAGCTCCTAGACGTAACAG ACTCTCCAAGCCCCAGTGATGTTGTTGGTGACTTCCCGTGGTCTAAGAGAGAACTAatgcaggagagagaagaggagaaccaCACCTCCTACACTCCTACAACACCCAGAGCTG caATCCACGAGTTTCCAGCAGATATTTTCTCTCCAGAGCAGAGGAGAAAAGGAGCAGTTCTTCTCCATGCAGTCTGT GCGATCTACATGTTCTATGCCCTGGCTATAGTCTGTGATGTCTATTTTGTTCCATCACTGGAGAAGATATCAGAG AATCTTCAactcagtgaggatgttgccgGGGCAACATTCATGGCGGCTGGGAGCTCCGCCCCTGAGCTCTTCACCTCCTTAATTG GTGTCTTCATCACGAAAGGTGACCTGGGGGTAGGCACCATTGTGGGATCGGCTGTCTTCAACATCCTCGTCATCATCGGCATTTGTGGGATATTTGCCGGACAG CCTATCTCGCTGAGCTGGTGGCCGCTGCTTCGGGATTCTCTCTACTACATCCTGTCTATATTGATGCTGATTGTGGTGATCTATGATGACAAAGTGATTTG GTGGGAGACCATCATACTGATCTCCATGTATCTAGTCTACATTATCATCATGAA GTTCAACAGACCCCTGTCAGGCTGGGTGGAGAGGCACTGTGGTCGAGGGGGCCAGCCCTGCTTCAGTACCTTGAGACGGACCACCGCAGTGGGGCATGGGGGAGTCGACTGTGACACAGACATGGTGCTGCTGAAGAGAG aatcGTGTGCAGGGCAGGAGACTGCAGTAGTGATGGTGGATGAGTTGATGAGTCTGCACCCTCACCAGCTGAGCTTCTCTGAGGCAAGCCTCCATCTCCTGATCACCCCACATTTCCCCCCCTACACACGCCTCCGCATGGCAGGACGCATGGTCATCAATGAG AGACAGAGGTTGAGCCGGGTTCGGGGCCAGGAGGAGAAcgatggggaggaggggggagatggggCCACATGGGGAATAGGGAACAGtggggcaggggaggagaggggagatgggggggcATCATGGGCAATAGAGAACGGTGGAGCGGGGGACAGTGAAAGGCAGCCACTGGAGGGGGACGGAGACAGGGATGGGGGGACGGAGGGGAACACAGAGGGGTTACAGCCCGAAGAGGAGGagctagaggaagaagaggaggtctcCTTCAGTCCCTTCATAGTGCCAG GAGGGCACTGTGAGCGTGTGCGCTGGCTGGTGTCATGGCCTCTGTGCCTGCTGCTCTGCTGCACTGTACCCAACTGTGTCCTGCCTCGCTGGAGCCGCTGGTACCTCCTGACCTTCCTGGCCTCCACACTCTGGATCGCAGTCTTCTCCTACCTCATGGTCTGGATG GTGACCATTATCAGTTACACGCTGGGCATCCCTGAGGTGGTGATGGGCATCACCTTCCTGGCAGCTGGCACCAGCGTACCGGACTGTATGGCCAGCCTGATCGTCGCACGACAAG gtATGGGGGATATGGCTGTCTCTAACAGTAGGCCTTGttttgactggtgtgtgtgtattgtaggtATGGGGGATATGGCTGTCTCTAACAGTAGGCCTTGttttgactggtgtgtgtgtattgtaggtATGGGGGATATGGCTGTCTCTAACAGTAGGCCTTGttttgactggtgtgtgtgtgtattgtag